The following are encoded in a window of Methanobrevibacter ruminantium M1 genomic DNA:
- a CDS encoding cytochrome c biogenesis CcdA family protein has protein sequence MEIMPIISFFIGVISILSPCILPTLPIIAGFSLKAESKAEIVAFILGLFSIFTIIIFLTGFFTTILFRYIVYVRVIAAFLLLIMGILMFFDYNLSFGSVKSRSGEGIVNSFILGFLTSVAWADCYSGYLISLITMLVSSSPLYAVFNIFIYVFGFALTLLVLCLAISKIDLEKLIYKSGYIPKIFAVLIIIGAFYMFYTSIQVFL, from the coding sequence ATGGAGATAATGCCTATTATTTCATTTTTTATAGGGGTAATTTCAATATTATCTCCTTGCATTCTGCCTACCTTGCCAATAATTGCAGGATTTAGCCTAAAAGCCGAATCAAAAGCAGAAATAGTGGCCTTCATATTAGGGCTATTTAGCATATTCACAATCATTATATTCCTGACAGGATTCTTTACAACTATTCTTTTTAGGTATATTGTTTATGTAAGGGTCATTGCCGCATTTCTTTTGCTCATTATGGGAATATTGATGTTTTTTGACTATAATCTATCTTTTGGATCGGTTAAGTCTCGTAGTGGTGAGGGAATAGTCAATTCATTTATTTTAGGATTTCTTACATCAGTGGCTTGGGCAGATTGCTATAGCGGATATCTCATTTCTCTTATAACTATGCTTGTATCAAGCAGTCCTTTATATGCAGTTTTTAATATTTTCATTTATGTTTTTGGCTTTGCATTGACCTTGCTTGTATTGTGCTTGGCCATTTCAAAAATAGATCTAGAGAAGCTGATTTATAAGTCAGGCTATATTCCTAAGATATTTGCTGTTTTAATTATTATTGGGGCTTTTTATATGTTTTACACTTCAATTCAAGTGTTTTTATAA
- a CDS encoding iron-sulfur cluster assembly scaffold protein has translation MIYSKEIENMCPVHKGADHGPAPIPEEGRWVKSKEISDISGLTHGIGWCAPQQGCCKLTLNVKDGIIEEALVETLGCSGMTHSAAMAGEILVGKTILEALNTDLVCDAINTAMRELFLQIVYGRTQSAFSEGGLPIGAGLEDLGKGHRSQVGTIYSTKVKGPRYLELTEGYITEIGLDEDDEIIGYKYINMGVMLDLIKDGTDPMEAIEKASGQYGRFEDAVKKIDPRKE, from the coding sequence ATGATTTACTCAAAAGAAATTGAAAATATGTGTCCTGTTCATAAGGGAGCAGACCACGGTCCTGCACCAATTCCTGAAGAGGGAAGATGGGTAAAATCCAAGGAGATCTCAGACATTTCCGGACTAACCCATGGTATAGGATGGTGTGCGCCTCAACAAGGATGCTGCAAATTGACTTTAAACGTTAAGGATGGAATAATCGAAGAGGCATTGGTAGAAACTCTTGGATGCTCTGGAATGACCCATTCTGCAGCTATGGCTGGAGAGATCCTTGTTGGAAAGACAATCCTTGAGGCTTTGAATACAGATCTTGTATGCGATGCAATAAACACTGCAATGAGGGAGCTCTTCCTCCAGATTGTATACGGAAGAACCCAATCTGCATTTTCCGAAGGAGGCCTTCCGATTGGAGCTGGACTTGAAGACTTAGGAAAAGGTCACAGGTCCCAGGTTGGAACAATCTATTCAACCAAAGTGAAAGGCCCAAGATATTTAGAGCTTACAGAAGGTTATATCACTGAAATAGGTCTTGATGAAGATGATGAAATCATTGGATACAAATACATTAATATGGGGGTCATGCTTGACCTTATAAAGGATGGAACAGATCCAATGGAAGCGATTGAAAAGGCAAGCGGGCAATACGGCAGATTTGAAGATGCCGTTAAGAAAATTGACCCAAGGAAGGAATAA
- a CDS encoding GGGtGRT protein yields MSLFESYERRIDQIVPVLEKYGIKDLEEAKAICNEKGFNPYDIVKSVQPICFENACWAYTLGAAIAIKKDCKKASDAATAIGEALQAFCIPGSVADDRKVGLGHGNLASMLLSDETECFAFLAGHESFAAAEGAIGIANSANKVRKEPLRVILNGLGKDAALIISRINGFTYVQTEFDYFTGEVKVVREKAYSDGERAKVRCYGADDVREGVAIMHLEGVDVSITGNSTNPTRFQHPVAGTYKKECVLQGKKYFSVASGGGTGRTLHPDNMAAGPASYGMTDTLGRMHSDAQFAGSSSVPAHVEMMGLIGMGNNPMVGATVAVAVAVEEALK; encoded by the coding sequence ATGAGTTTATTTGAAAGTTATGAAAGAAGAATAGATCAAATTGTTCCAGTGCTTGAAAAATACGGCATTAAAGACCTTGAGGAAGCAAAAGCAATCTGCAATGAAAAAGGATTCAATCCATATGACATTGTAAAAAGCGTACAGCCAATTTGTTTTGAAAACGCTTGTTGGGCATACACTCTTGGAGCAGCTATCGCAATCAAGAAAGACTGTAAAAAGGCTAGTGATGCTGCAACTGCAATAGGAGAAGCTTTACAGGCATTCTGCATTCCAGGAAGCGTTGCAGATGACAGAAAAGTAGGTCTCGGCCATGGAAACCTTGCTTCAATGTTACTTAGTGATGAAACCGAGTGTTTTGCATTCCTTGCAGGTCACGAAAGCTTTGCAGCAGCAGAAGGTGCAATTGGAATTGCAAATTCAGCTAATAAGGTTAGAAAGGAGCCACTTAGAGTCATCTTAAATGGTTTAGGAAAAGATGCTGCACTTATCATCTCAAGAATCAATGGATTCACCTATGTTCAAACAGAGTTTGACTACTTTACAGGAGAGGTTAAGGTAGTTAGGGAAAAGGCCTACAGCGATGGCGAAAGAGCAAAGGTAAGATGCTACGGCGCTGATGATGTAAGGGAAGGTGTAGCTATCATGCACCTTGAAGGTGTAGATGTGTCAATTACCGGTAACTCAACAAACCCTACAAGATTCCAGCATCCGGTAGCGGGAACCTATAAGAAGGAATGTGTCCTTCAAGGCAAGAAATACTTCTCTGTTGCTTCAGGCGGAGGAACTGGAAGAACCTTGCACCCTGACAATATGGCAGCAGGCCCTGCTTCCTATGGTATGACTGACACTTTAGGAAGAATGCATTCTGATGCTCAATTTGCTGGGTCCAGCTCTGTACCTGCCCACGTGGAAATGATGGGGCTTATTGGTATGGGGAATAATCCTATGGTAGGTGCTACAGTGGCTGTAGCAGTTGCCGTTGAAGAAGCTTTAAAATAG
- a CDS encoding 4Fe-4S dicluster domain-containing protein — translation MGIFSFFKKDKDKEKVESHEEVHSIQINAENCQGCGRCVSVCPNNAYELIEGKSSLKENFTCRDCKVCLAACSNDAITFVN, via the coding sequence ATGGGAATATTTTCATTTTTTAAAAAGGATAAAGATAAAGAAAAAGTAGAGAGTCATGAAGAGGTTCATTCCATTCAAATAAATGCAGAAAACTGTCAAGGATGTGGAAGATGTGTTTCTGTATGTCCTAATAATGCATATGAACTTATAGAAGGCAAGTCTAGCTTAAAAGAGAATTTTACTTGCAGAGATTGTAAAGTATGTTTGGCAGCTTGCTCAAATGATGCTATCACATTTGTTAATTAA
- a CDS encoding carbon starvation CstA family protein — protein sequence MYTFLICLFALILSYFVYGKFLERIIGVDETAKTPAYELEDGVDYVPMNKYRALLVHFLNIAGLGPIFGAIQGALFGPSAFLWIVLGTIFAGGVHDFFEGAMSVRNDGLSMPGIISKYLGDRVRKFFAVLIIITCILVASVFASGSADLLSSLTNIDIHIWLVAIFIYFLIATLFPVDKIIGKIYPIFGALFFIMAVLLISALILNPNYSLPEFTTAGLYLTDKAIFPFLFVTIACGAISGFHASQAPIVARCVKNEKDMHMVFYGAMVIEGILALIWATIAMSFFHGQPQLASIYGSSPSIAVKEMSIALIGTVGLVLAIIGVVICPITSGDTSLRSARITIADELGLNQDKLKTRLKISIPLFLVSFGLTFIDFSLVWRYFAWSQLIVAIAVLLAATVYLIDNKKHFIVTFAPAIFCTVVAIAYILQASEGLRLDPFISNVISVIVALALSVYFILKYRKQPNTTT from the coding sequence ATGTATACATTTTTAATTTGTTTATTTGCATTAATATTATCTTATTTTGTATATGGTAAGTTCTTGGAACGTATCATCGGAGTTGATGAAACTGCCAAAACGCCAGCATATGAATTAGAGGATGGGGTCGATTATGTCCCTATGAATAAATACAGGGCATTATTGGTTCATTTTCTTAATATTGCAGGTTTAGGTCCTATTTTCGGAGCTATTCAAGGCGCATTATTCGGACCTTCTGCATTCTTATGGATCGTTTTAGGTACTATCTTTGCTGGTGGAGTCCACGATTTCTTCGAAGGGGCAATGTCTGTTCGAAATGACGGTCTATCCATGCCTGGAATAATAAGCAAATATTTGGGAGATAGGGTTCGCAAGTTCTTTGCCGTTTTAATAATTATAACATGCATTCTTGTGGCATCTGTTTTTGCATCTGGCTCAGCAGATTTGCTTTCAAGTTTAACAAATATAGATATTCATATTTGGCTCGTTGCAATATTCATATATTTCCTCATAGCCACATTATTCCCAGTTGATAAGATTATAGGTAAGATTTATCCAATTTTCGGAGCTTTGTTTTTTATAATGGCTGTTTTGCTTATTTCTGCATTGATATTAAATCCAAATTATTCATTGCCAGAATTTACAACTGCAGGGCTTTATTTAACTGACAAAGCCATTTTCCCATTCCTATTTGTAACCATTGCTTGCGGTGCAATCTCCGGATTCCATGCATCCCAAGCGCCAATTGTTGCAAGATGCGTTAAAAATGAAAAGGATATGCATATGGTATTCTATGGTGCAATGGTTATTGAAGGAATACTTGCATTAATTTGGGCAACTATTGCCATGTCATTTTTCCATGGACAGCCTCAATTAGCCAGTATTTATGGATCCAGCCCTTCCATTGCAGTTAAAGAAATGTCAATAGCATTGATTGGTACTGTAGGATTGGTTTTGGCAATCATTGGTGTTGTAATATGTCCAATCACATCAGGGGACACTTCCCTTCGTAGTGCAAGAATAACAATTGCAGATGAATTAGGTTTAAATCAGGATAAACTAAAGACTAGACTTAAGATATCCATTCCTTTATTCCTTGTGTCTTTTGGATTGACTTTCATTGATTTTTCCTTGGTCTGGAGATATTTCGCTTGGTCTCAATTGATTGTAGCTATTGCAGTTCTGCTTGCTGCAACTGTTTATCTGATTGATAATAAGAAGCATTTCATTGTTACATTTGCTCCAGCCATTTTCTGTACGGTGGTTGCTATAGCTTATATATTGCAGGCTTCTGAAGGTCTTAGATTGGATCCTTTCATATCTAATGTTATTTCTGTTATAGTTGCACTTGCTTTAAGCGTGTATTTTATTTTAAAGTATAGAAAACAGCCAAATACTACAACATAG